One genomic region from Salvia hispanica cultivar TCC Black 2014 chromosome 2, UniMelb_Shisp_WGS_1.0, whole genome shotgun sequence encodes:
- the LOC125203728 gene encoding uncharacterized protein At1g10890 isoform X2 encodes MQHPVYSLQCVRRQKHSLSSRHKSRSPTPRRRKSRSPTPKRNERQRKRSTSLSPLSASPLTGTKEMKDATVKLKTEEEDKKRRQQELELKLIEEETTKRVAEEIRKKVEESLNSKEIKLDIEKRLEEGRKRLVAEVAAQLEKEKEAAVIEASKREEQAQREKEELERMLEENRRKVEEAQRREALEQQRREEARYRELEELQRQKEVALLKKKQQEEEERANQMKLLGKNKSRPKLSFALGMK; translated from the exons ATGCAGCACCCAGTTTATTCTTTGCAATGTGTGAG AAGACAAAAGCATTCGTTATCTTCTCGACACAAAAGTCGCTCTCCCACTCCTAGACGCCGTAAAAGCCGCTCACCTACACCAAAGCGGAATGAAAGACAAAGAAAAAGGAGCACTTCTTTATCCCCTTTAAGTGCATCCCCACTTACTGGTACCAAAGAGATGAAAGATGCAActgtaaaattgaaaacagaGGAAGAGGACAAGAAAAG GCGTCAGCAGGAGTTAGAATTAAAACTAATAGAAGAAGAAACGACAAAAAGAGTGGCAGAAGAAATTCGAAAGAAAGTTGAAGAGAGCTTGAATTCCAAGGAAATCAAACTTGACATAGAGAAGCGTCTGGAGGAAGGTAGGAAAAGACTTGTTGCTGAGGTTGCAGCCCAgcttgaaaaagaaaaggaagcaGCTGTTATAGAGGCCTCGAAAAGAGAG GAACAAGCacaaagagagaaagaagagctAGAAAGGATGCTGGAAGAGAACAGGCGGAAGGTAGAAGAAGCTCAAAGAAGAGAAGCCTTGGAACAGCAAAGACGCGAAGAGGCACGTTATAGAGAATTGGAAGAACTTCAGAGGCAGAAAGAAGTGGCCTTGCtaaagaaaaaacaacaaGAGGAGGAAGAACGAGCTAACCAAATGAAGTTATTGGGGAAGAACAAATCGCGTCCAAAGTTGTCATTTGCGCTAGGTATGAAATAG
- the LOC125203727 gene encoding ankyrin repeat domain-containing protein 2B-like, with product MSEPTKTPVVPKQEEKSDAAGATTSAGLPSGQRREPTPAVSGMPNPFDFSAMTGLLNDPSIRELADQIAKDPSFNQMAEQLQKSYQGGTVEEGIPNFDPEQYYSTVQQVMQNPQFMSMAEKLGSTLMQDPAMSGMLESLTNPANKSQLEERMARVKEDPSLKPILDEIENGGPAAMMRYWNDKEVLQKLGEVMGMAAVGESATSAGDAAEDESEEVNDEESIVHHTASVGDEEGLKKALSGGADKDEVDSEGRTALHFASGYGEVNCAHVLLEAGAKVDALDKNKNTPLHYAAGYGRKECVELLLKNGAAVTLQNLDGKTPIDVAKLNNQSDVLKLLEKDAFL from the exons ATGTCGGAG CCAACTAAAACTCCCGTGGTTCCTAAACAAG AAGAGAAGTCTGATGCGGCTGGAGCTACTACTTCTGCTGGGTTACCTTCTGGGCAGAGAAGGGAACCCACTCCTGCAGTTTCTGGAATGCCGAATCCATTTGATTTCTCGGCTATGACAGGATTGCTTAAT GACCCAAGCATTAGAGAGCTAGCTGATCAGATAGCTAAAGATCCTTCATTCAATCAGATGGCAGAGCAGCTCCAGAAATCATATCAAGGGGGTACAGTTGAAGAGGGCATTCCCAACTTTGATCCCGAACAATACTACTCAACCGTGCAACAAGTCATGCAAAATCCACAATTCATGAGCATGGCAGAGAAGCTTGGTAGTACATTAATGCag GATCCAGCCATGTCTGGAATGCTTGAGAGTTTGACAAATCCAGCCAATAAAAGCCAACTTGAAGAACGAATGGCACGTGTAAAAGAAGATCCGTCTTTGAAGCCTATTCTTGATGAGATCGAGAATGGTGGTCCAGCTGCAATGATGAG GTACTGGAATGATAAAGAGGTTCTACAGAAGTTGGGAGAAGTGATGGGAATGGCCGCTGTAGGAGAAAGTGCCACATCTGCTGGTGATGCTGCTGAAGACGAATCAGAGGAAGTAAATGATGAGGAATCTATTGTTCATCACACAGCTAGTGTTGGTGATGAGGAG GGCTTGAAAAAGGCACTTTCTGGTGGTGCTGATAAGGATGAAGTAGACTCTGAGGGAAGAACTGCACTGCATTTTGCTAGTGGATATGGCGAG GTTAACTGCGCACATGTTCTTTTGGAAGCCGGAGCAAAGGTTGATGCTCTGGATAAGAACAAGAACACTCCCCTCCACTATGCTGCTGGTTATGGCAGGAAGGAGTGCGTGGAGCTACTGCTAAAGAACGGAGCTGCTGT TACTCTCCAGAACTTGGACGGGAAGACACCTATCGACGTTGCTAAACTAAATAACCAGAGCGATGTGCTCAAGCTCCTCGAGAAGGATGCATTTCTATAA
- the LOC125203728 gene encoding uncharacterized protein At1g10890 isoform X1 codes for MGRERQLSRSPSHRRKHSPSPSESRYGRRSKRERSRSPYSHSRRQKHSLSSRHKSRSPTPRRRKSRSPTPKRNERQRKRSTSLSPLSASPLTGTKEMKDATVKLKTEEEDKKRRQQELELKLIEEETTKRVAEEIRKKVEESLNSKEIKLDIEKRLEEGRKRLVAEVAAQLEKEKEAAVIEASKREEQAQREKEELERMLEENRRKVEEAQRREALEQQRREEARYRELEELQRQKEVALLKKKQQEEEERANQMKLLGKNKSRPKLSFALGMK; via the exons ATGGGAAGAGAGCGGCAACTGTCTCGGTCGCCGTCGCACCGTAGAAAGCACTCGCCATCGCCTTCTGAGTCGAGGTATGGACGCCGGagcaaaagagagagaagcagATCCCCTTATTCCCATAGCAG AAGACAAAAGCATTCGTTATCTTCTCGACACAAAAGTCGCTCTCCCACTCCTAGACGCCGTAAAAGCCGCTCACCTACACCAAAGCGGAATGAAAGACAAAGAAAAAGGAGCACTTCTTTATCCCCTTTAAGTGCATCCCCACTTACTGGTACCAAAGAGATGAAAGATGCAActgtaaaattgaaaacagaGGAAGAGGACAAGAAAAG GCGTCAGCAGGAGTTAGAATTAAAACTAATAGAAGAAGAAACGACAAAAAGAGTGGCAGAAGAAATTCGAAAGAAAGTTGAAGAGAGCTTGAATTCCAAGGAAATCAAACTTGACATAGAGAAGCGTCTGGAGGAAGGTAGGAAAAGACTTGTTGCTGAGGTTGCAGCCCAgcttgaaaaagaaaaggaagcaGCTGTTATAGAGGCCTCGAAAAGAGAG GAACAAGCacaaagagagaaagaagagctAGAAAGGATGCTGGAAGAGAACAGGCGGAAGGTAGAAGAAGCTCAAAGAAGAGAAGCCTTGGAACAGCAAAGACGCGAAGAGGCACGTTATAGAGAATTGGAAGAACTTCAGAGGCAGAAAGAAGTGGCCTTGCtaaagaaaaaacaacaaGAGGAGGAAGAACGAGCTAACCAAATGAAGTTATTGGGGAAGAACAAATCGCGTCCAAAGTTGTCATTTGCGCTAGGTATGAAATAG
- the LOC125206815 gene encoding transmembrane emp24 domain-containing protein p24delta3-like yields DAIWLSLPASGTKCVSEEIQSNVVVLADYVVISDDHVHASPTISAKVTSPYGNNLHHKENVTHGQFAFTTTEGGNYLACFWREGLTSGGGDISINIDWKTGIDAKDWDSVARKEKIEGIELELRKLEGAVEAIHENLLYLKTREAEMRIVSETTNARVAWYSLMSLAVCILVSAAQIWRLKRFFQKKKLI; encoded by the exons GACGCCATATGGCTGAGTTTGCCGGCCTCTGGCACAAAGTGCGTCTCCGAAGAAATCCAGAGCAACGTCGTCGTTTTGGCCGATTATGTCGTCATTTCCGATGACCACGTCCACGCCAGCCCTACCATTTCCGCTAAG GTGACTTCACCTTATGGCAATAACCTCCACCACAAGGAAAATGTCACACACGGCCAATTTGCATTTACAACTACTGAGGGTGGGAATTATTTGGCTTGTTTTTGGCGGGAGGGCCTTACTTCAGGTGGTGGCGATATAAGTATCAATATTGATTGGAAGACAGGTATTGATGCAAAGGATTGGGATTCAGttgcaagaaaagaaaaaattgag GGTATTGAGCTTGAGCTAAGAAAGCTTGAAGGAGCAGTTGAGGCCATCCATGAAAATCTTTTATATCTTAAAACCAG AGAAGCCGAGATGAGAATTGTAAGTGAAACAACAAATGCTCGCGTGGCTTGGTACAGTTTGATGTCACTGGCAGTCTGCATTCTGGTTTCAGCTGCCCAAATATGGCGTCTAAAACgatttttccaaaagaaaaagCTAATTTAG